A single window of Pieris napi chromosome 8, ilPieNapi1.2, whole genome shotgun sequence DNA harbors:
- the LOC125051854 gene encoding uncharacterized protein LOC125051854 — MIIFIVIPSLLAYISLVTAHSETIKNEEECKIADLCVHDKVPMCGIDSCGEMRTFIDTCDMHEFNCDSKKDFKQRPIHECWVTCKRGRSFKKPEYRTDCNLNMKPKYK, encoded by the exons atgattatttttatag tTATACCAAGTCTACTGGCCTACATAAGTCTTGTGACGGCACACAGTGAAACCATAAAG aatGAAGAAGAATGTAAAATAGCAGACTTATGCGTCCACGATAAAGTACCAATGTGTGGAATAGATTCATGCGGGGAGATGAGAACATTCATAGACACTTGTGACATGCATGAGTTCAACTGTGACAGCAAAAAAG ATTTCAAACAGAGGCCAATTCACGAGTGTTGGGTAACGTGTAAAAGAGGACGATCCTTTAAGAAGCCAGAATATCGAACCGACTGTAACTTAAATATGaaaccaaaatataaataa
- the LOC125052072 gene encoding uncharacterized protein LOC125052072 has translation MLLVCITVLAINVKNCLAHVDGAKLKEECQIADICRHDQVPICGIDSCGEMRTFIDTCDMHEFNCDTRKDFVQKPVHECWVTCKRGRSFKKPAYGDGCELENSVI, from the exons ATGTTACTTGTTTGTATTACAGTGTtggcaataaatgtaaaaaactgCTTAGCTCATGTCGACGGTGCTAAG CTTAAAGAAGAGTGCCAAATAGCAGACATTTGCCGACACGATCAAGTCCCAATTTGCGGAATCGACTCGTGCGGTGAAATGCGCACTTTTATCGACACGTGCGACATGCATGAGTTTAATTGCGATACCAGAAAAG ATTTTGTTCAAAAACCTGTTCATGAATGCTGGGTGACCTGCAAACGAGGAAGAAGCTTCAAGAAACCAGCATATGGTGATGGTTGTGAATTAGAAAATTCTGTAATCTAG
- the LOC125052071 gene encoding uncharacterized protein LOC125052071, which yields MHRILLLAVLGIANAYPVLFDEPLHAGIEYAPLAPAVHSHPSVELNAASEAQLPRELLKSNAFYDNPAIAAGLAKESWFTNKEMQVVEREAEKIPRQRIYDMVKGAGFLDQH from the coding sequence ATGCACAGAATACTTTTGCTTGCCGTTCTAGGGATAGCGAATGCTTACCCAGTACTATTCGATGAACCCTTACATGCAGGGATCGAATATGCTCCCCTAGCTCCAGCAGTACACTCCCACCCTTCTGTAGAACTTAATGCAGCCAGCGAAGCACAACTCCCAAGGGAACTCCTTAAATCAAATGCCTTTTATGATAACCCCGCAATTGCTGCTGGCTTGGCGAAAGAATCATGGTTTACTAATAAGGAAATGCAGGTAGTTGAGCGTGAGGCTGAAAAGATACCGAGACAGAGGATCTATGATATGGTGAAAGGTGCTGGCTTCCTTGATCAGCACTAA
- the LOC125051811 gene encoding vesicle-associated membrane protein 2-like isoform X2, producing MATTEGGLAPSSDDMPVGGPKTPQQIAAQRRLQQTQAQVDEVVDIMKTNVEKVLERDQKLSELDDRADALQQGASQFEQQAGKLKSKFWLQNLKMMIIAAVIGIIILALIIGL from the exons at GGCAACGACGGAGGGTGGTTTAGCTCCAAGCAGCGATGACATGCCAGTGGGCGGACCCAAGACGCCCCAACAGATTGCTGCCCAGCGCCGTCTTCAACAGACACAGGCGCAAGTCGATGAG gtggtggatattatgaaaacaaACGTCGAAAAGGTGCTGGAGAGAGATCAGAAGCTTTCAGAACTTGATGACCGAGCAG ATGCACTGCAACAAGGCGCTTCACAGTTTGAACAACAAGCTGGCAAGCTGAAGAGCAAATTTTGGTTGCAGAACTTAAAA aTGATGATAATCGCAGCTGTCAttggaattataattttgGCTCTAATCAttg gtcTGTAA
- the LOC125051811 gene encoding vesicle-associated membrane protein 2-like isoform X1: MATTEGGLAPSSDDMPVGGPKTPQQIAAQRRLQQTQAQVDEVVDIMKTNVEKVLERDQKLSELDDRADALQQGASQFEQQAGKLKSKFWLQNLKMMIIAAVIGIIILALIIANFV; this comes from the exons at GGCAACGACGGAGGGTGGTTTAGCTCCAAGCAGCGATGACATGCCAGTGGGCGGACCCAAGACGCCCCAACAGATTGCTGCCCAGCGCCGTCTTCAACAGACACAGGCGCAAGTCGATGAG gtggtggatattatgaaaacaaACGTCGAAAAGGTGCTGGAGAGAGATCAGAAGCTTTCAGAACTTGATGACCGAGCAG ATGCACTGCAACAAGGCGCTTCACAGTTTGAACAACAAGCTGGCAAGCTGAAGAGCAAATTTTGGTTGCAGAACTTAAAA aTGATGATAATCGCAGCTGTCAttggaattataattttgGCTCTAATCAttg CCAACTTTGTGTGA